The genomic window GCGCCGCCGACCGTGACGGCCACCCGCAACGGTTGCTCCGATTCCATCGCCGCGCGATGATGCACGCCGATTCCACGGTGGATCTGGTAGTGCAATCCGACTTCGTGCTGCGGGTCGTAGTCGTTGCCGGAAAGCTGGACGCGATACATCCCCAGATTGGCTTGCATCAAGTTGTGTGGTTGCCGGGGATCGGCCGACAGGACTTGAGGCAGAGTGACAAAAGCCCCCCCATCGTCGGGCCAACATTTCAACTGCGGCAATTCGTCCAACCCACAACGCTGTGCCTGGACCGCCCCGCTGCGACAAAACCGCGGAAGCATCCGCAGGGCGGTCAGCGGAGCCGACTTGTAACGCCAGGGACGACGCGGCAGGGCTTGCGGGTCAAGCTTTAATTCGATCAGCCGCCGTACCGATTCGAGCGTATGGCGAAACAGGTAACGCGCCTGTTCGAGCGACCCAAACAGGTTGGAGACCATGGGAAACCGGCAGCCACGGACACGGCTGAACAACACTGCTGGTCCGCCGTTGGCGTACACGCGACGTTGGATTTCGGCCATCTCCAAGTTTGCGTCGACTTCGTCCGTACATTCCACCAACCAACCGCCACGGCGAAGGTCTTCGACGGCATCTCGGGTGCTGCGATGTTTCATCAGGATGTTGACGGCGATTCAATGCGGGAGGCGAGTGGCGACGAAGGCGGGCGGCCGATGTAGTTATGTTGGCAACCTGGATACGATACGATACTCGCCGGTAAACCCATATCGGTCGACGGCCGGCATTGTAGAACAAAACGGCCCCGCCGACATTGACTCATCATTTTCGCATTTCACGAAAACGCCAACCTACTGACTCATGAAATTAACAACGACCTGCGACCAGAAGTCCTGTGATTGTATCGTGCTGGGAATCGGACCCGAGGGGCAGTGGTCTGCCACGGCGGCTGACTTGGACACGCAATCCGGTGGGGCTCTGTCGCGCGGCGTGGCGACGGGAGACGTTTCCCAAAAACAAGGAGACGCAACCCTGGTGCCGTTGCCCGGTTCCGCCGCCTTCGCCAGCGTGTTGTTAGTGGGCACCGGGCACGCGGAATCCAAAGACATCGATGCTCCGTTGGCGTATCGCATGGGCGCCACCGCGCTTCGCAAGCTGTCCGGTCGCCAGCGAGAAAAAGTGTGCGTGGAACTTGGGGCCGAACTGACCGACAGTGTGGCCGAAGCGTTGGTTGCCGGCGCGGTTGCCGGGACCGCCGGCCAGTCCTTGTATCACAGCGAAGCTCAATTGTTTCCGCCTCAGCTGGTCGCCTTTCTGGGAGTCTCGGAAGAGGCCCTGGTCGCCGGGCAAGCCATCGGCGAAGCGATCAACGCCACTCGCCGTTTGGTGAATGAACCGGGCAACGTGATCTATCCGGAAACCTTCGCCGAAGCCGCCACGGAAGTTGCCAAGCAGTGGGGACTGGAAATCGAAGTTTGGGACGAGCAGCGGCTGGAACAGGAAAACTGTCAGGCGATGTTGGCCGTGGGAAAGGGCTCCGTGCGGCCGCCGCGGTTGGTCAAGTTGACGTATCGCGGCAACCCCCAACAGACCACCCCGCCGATCGCTCTGGTGGGCAAAGGGGTAACCTTCGACAGCGGTGGTTTGTCGCTTAAACCCAGCGCGTCGATGCTGGACATGAAAATGGACATGGCTGGCGCGGGAACCGTGTTGGGAGTGATTCGCTGCCTGGCGGATTTAAAAGCCAACTGCAATGTGGTCGGCTATATGGGCTTGGCCGAAAACATGATCGACGGCAATAGCTATCGATTGGGCGACGTGGTCAAAACTCGCAGCGGCAAAACGGTTGAAATCCACAACACCGATGCCGAAGGTCGCGTCGTGTTGGCGGATGTGTTGGATGTGGCGGTCAAAGACGAACCGGCCGCGGTGGTGGATCTGGCCACCCTGACCGGCGCGTGTCTGGTGGCCCTGGGCGCCGATACGGTGGGATTGATGGGCAACGATCAAGAGCTGCAGCAAGAAATTCAGCAAGCCGCCGAGCAGCAGGGCGAGTGGGTCTGGCCCCTGCCGATGTATTCGTTCTTTGACGAGCAGGTGAAAAGCAAAGTCGCGGATTTGAAAAACGTCGGCGCCGGCCGCTGGGGCGGTGCGATCACGGCGGCCAAGTTCCTGGAAGCCTTTGTGGGTGACGCCAAGTGGTTGCACATGGATATCGCCGGCCCCGCCTTCGCCGAATCGCCCACGCCCGAACGGGATGCCGGCGCCACCGGGGCGATGGTGCGAACCCTGGTACACTGGTTGCGCAAGCGAAAGTAAAGCCATTGCGTGTGGCGACATTTCCCGTAGCTACGCTCGCCAGAGCGTGGGGACAGAACGTCAAGCATCTTCGTAGCCGAAGTCGCCAGACTTTGGACTGCACGAGCTTAGCATCCAAACTCTGGCGAGTTCGGCTACGGTGATCGCGTTTGAACCCCGCTGGCGTTTTGCTTGGCCATAAAACTTCAATTTCTCTTTTGAGTTGCCGGAATGCGATTTCTCAAACAACACAAACTGACCTTGGGACTGCTTACGCTGACGCTGCTGGGCGTCTACGGCTGTGTCCCCAAGCCGGATGGGGAAGTGGTCGTGTATTCAGCCCTGGACCGTGAGTTCGCGGCACCGATCCTGAGCGCCTTCCATCGCGCCAGCGACAACCAGATCACCCCGATACCCAAATACGACGTCGAATCCACCAAAACCATCGGCTTGGTAAACCGAATCATTGCCGAAGCCGACGCGCCGGTATGCGATGTGTTTTGGAACAATGAAATTTTACACACCGTACGCCTGCAGAAAAAAGGTTTGCTGCAAGCTCACGACTGGCCGGTGGGAAACAGTTGGCCGCCGTCGATGCAAGCCAGCGACAACACTTGGTGTGGCTTCGCCGCTCGCGGTCGAGTGTTATTGGTGAACACCAAATTGTTGCCCGACGAGCAGGAGTGGCCGCGGACGGTGGCGGAACTGGCCGACCCTCGCTGGCGTGACAAATGTGCGATCGCGCGACCGCTGTTCGGCACCACGGCCACGCATGCCGCCGTGCTGGACGTATCGATGGGCGAGCAAGCGGCCGAAGAGTTTTTCCGCAAAGTGGCTGACAATGCGACCGTGCTGTCGGGCAACAAGCAGGTGGCGCTGGCCGTCGCTTCCGGGCAGGTTGCCTGGGGACTGACCGATACCGACGACGCGATCATCGAAAAAGATGACGAGATGCCGGTCGCGATCGTGTTTCCCGATCAGGCACCGGGCCAGCCCGGATGTTTGCGGATTCCCAACACCGTGGCGATTCTGAAAAACGCCCCGCATGCGGAAGCCGCCAAACGTTTGGCCGACTATCTGATGAACGCCCAAACCGAAGACCGCCTGGCGATGGGAATCAGCTCGCAAATTCCCGTTTCCAAGGAAGCCACCGTTCGCCCGCATGTGCTGCCCGAAACGCCCGTGCGGTGGATGGACGTCGACTTCGAAGCCGCCGCGGATCGCTGGGAACAACTGGCTCCCAAACTGGAACAGATCTTCTCTGGCGAAACCGAATTCTAACCGTAGCCGATCTCGCCCTCTCCTCGCTGACGCTCGACTCTCCCAGAGGGAGAGTGAAGTGAATCCGTCATTAATACGTTTCACGTCCCCCAGAGATCGGACGGATCGTTAGGAAAGACGCCGACAGGTCCCCCGCGAGTCCTACATCAGACGCAGGACGCTAGCCCACGGTTCCCTCCGCGGATGTTGCGCGCGGTAACCGGTCGCTAACGCGATTCGGCTGATGGGCCTATGGTTTGATCAGCCGTTGGGGCGCTAGCATGAACATCGATGGGTAAGCGTCCAAAGTCTGGCGACTTCGGTTTCACCTTAGCGCCACTTGGTGGCGCGGGCGGGAACGGGCCACACCGGCGAGGGCGCCATCCGTTGTTCGCCTTGCGGCTGAGCCACGACGTGTCGCGGAGTTGTGGGGGGGGCTGCGGACTGTGCCGCGGCGGGCTGGACGGCGGCCGTGGCCGCGGGGTTTTGGCCGGCCGCTTGATCGCGGCGACGCAGGTACCAGCTGTCGTCGGACGAAGCGGCCAAGGTGGCCGGGCCATCGACGCTGCGAGTGGGCTGGGACGCGGCCGGAATTTGAGGCGTGGGCCGCGGAGCGACGCCGGGTGCCGCACCGCCGGCCGCAGCCAGACGGATGTTCGACGGCGAATCGCTGGGGCGATGTTTAACATACTGTTCCACCGCTCCGCTGCCGTCACTGACCCACTTCAGCCAGTAATGCTGCAGTTCGGCCAACGAGTCATAGCCATAGTGTTCACGAACCGTGTCGGTCCAGCTGGGACGCTCGATGTATTTTTCCAGGAACTGAATAAACGTCCGCGGTCCTTGTTGTTCGATCAGGAACCGGCAGACCGAATAGCCCTGAGCGTACATGGGGTGGATATCGTCGGGATATTCACGCAACAGGAACAGTTTGTTCATGGCGATGCCGCGTTCGGTCCGCAGGAAATTCCGCAGATGGGCTTCGTGTTTGGATTTTTCGGCTTCGTGTTCGACGATCGTGCACACGCCCTCGTCCGCCCAGCGAGGTAGCGGGCGGCCGAAATGGGTGGCCAGGATGGTGTGCGTGACTTCATGGGGCAGGACGCTATCGAGGATGCGTTCGGGCGTGCCCACGACTTCCATGCGAAAGTTCCGCACCGGTTGGATGTCGTAATGCGTGACACCTTGAGCAGCCAATTGCGGCCCCGAAACGACTCTGATCGGACACGGGGACTGCCAGGGAGACAATTCATAGCCCAGCCAGTAGTCGGCCAGTTCGCTGCGATACTTTTCGGCGGCCTTGCCGACCGCTTGAGCTAGCTGAGGGTTGGGGGCACTGATGATAAAGTTCTGGGTGCGAACCGAGGCTTGGCCATAGGCTGCGGGACTGGCTCCCAACAGGCCGACGCCCACGGCGGCGAGCCAGATGAGGGTTGATAAAACGGTCGAAACGCCAGTCCGCAATTGGTTGGTCGCATCCATGCACCACCTCCAAGGGTATCCCTACGCCGATCTCTATTCAGGCGACATCTTTCGCCACGAGCGGAGTGTAGGGAAGTCGGCCAGCGGTCCCTAGAGCGTTTTGGCGGAATCCGCTCTCCCGCAACTCGGACGCTGCGGGGGGACGCCTCGTGGTGGCAACAAAAAACATGTTAAGATCGCTGCCTCGACGTGTTGTTTATTTTCTGGATTTATTTTGACCGGAACCACTGATGATTGATGGAAATTTGCTAGCGATGCTGCGTTGCCCCGTCACCGGCCAATCGCTGTGCGAAGCCGAGGCGGAGTTGGTCGAGCGCTGCAATGCGGCGATTGCGGGCGGGGCGTTGCTGGACGCCGGTCAGCGTGAAGTCGATAGCCCGGTGGATGGTTTGTTGGTCACCGCCGACGGGCAGTGGCTGTACCCGATTCGCGGCGAGATACCGACCCTGATCCCCGACTGGGCGATCGCCGCCGACGCCCTGTAGCATCGTTAAGTAGCATGGGCCCCTGGCCCGTGTGTTGGAATGCTGTGCTAGCTACACGGGCCGGGGGCCCATGCTACTTGGAAGCTGCAGCTACACGGGCCGGGGGCCCATGCTACTTGGAAGCTGCGGCTACACGGGCCGGGGGCTCATGCTACGTGGGAGCCGTGTGCGACAATTTACGGTGTTGGAACGGGCTTTCGCTAATACCGCCAAACCCGCTAAACTCCCCCGATTCGACTGGCTGTGGCCGGCTGCTATTTAGAGATTATCTGTATCACTGCATGGAGGACTGTACATCGTGTTTGTCGCCGCTTCGTTGGAATGTTTGCCGGATCGTAGTTTCGAGGAAGCCATCGAACTGCTGAATGACTTGGAATTTACGGCAGTCGAGATCGATTTACACGCCGATGGCCACATCGATCCAGCAGCTTTGCTGACGACGCCCGAGGAGGTGGTACATCGGGTACGCCACTCGCACCGGCTGGACATCAGCGGCTATAGCGTCGAACTGGAAGCGACCGGTGCGGCGTACTACAAACTGTTCGACGAAATCTGCAAATTCGCCAAAGCCACGCGGGTCGTCACGCTGACGGTGCCCTCGGCCGAATTGGGCACTCCGTTCAATGAAGAGGTCGAACACCTGCAACGGTTGGTCGATTTAGCCGAAGCCCAGGGAGCTCGCGTGGCGGTCAAGTGTGAATTGGGGCGGTTGAGCGAAGACCCTGATACGTTGATGGTGTTGTGTGACAACGTGCACGGGCTGGGCATTACGATGGACCCCAGTGTGTTTATCTGCGGCCCGGCGAAAAACAAAAATCTCGATCGGATCCTCAAGTACGTCTTCAATATCCATTTCCGCGACTCTCTGCCGGACAAGTTCCACGTCAGCGTGGGACAGGGCGAAATCGACTATGGCAAGTGGATCACTCAGCTGGAACGCGAGGGGTACGACCGGGCGTTAACGGTGCATCTGCCGCCTCTGGAGGGACTCGACCACAGGGTGGAATTGCGCAAGTTGCGCCGGTTGTTGGAAAGTTCCCTGTAACAAGCTGCCACGAATCCGCCACCCAATGCTGGACGACACGCCGCCCTTGCCCTACGATAGGGGGGATCGTTCGTGTCGCTTCTTTGTGAGGGTATTGCCGAGATGTCTGAGTGGTTTATCCGCCAAGAAGATGTCGAAATTGGTCCGGTCGATGGCCGCAGTTTGCTGGACATGATCCGTGGGGGCTCCGTTACCACGGATACGCTGGTCCGCAAGAACGATTCGGCTTGGTTTCAAGCCGGAGCGGTGGGAGGGCTGTTCGAAGCGGCCGCCGAATCGACCACCGAATACTTCTGTCCCGATTGCAGCAGCAAGGTCGTCAAACCGCCCTGCATCTGCCCCCACTGCGGGATCCAGTTGAGCTACGCTCGAGCCAAGGTCAGTGAGCACAAAATTCAGGGGTTCCAGCCCAAGCCCAAACCGAAACGCAGCAATTCGGTGCAGAAATGGTTGCAGCGGGTGCAAACGCCGCGTCAGAAGTAGGGCATCATGAACGGTCTATCAGATGACTGAATCGAACCAGGCCCTCCTCGACGCCCACGCGTGGATCGCCAAACAGCAGACCTCCGTTAGTGATCGTCTGCAACGCTGGTGCGAACAGAACTCGGGGTCCTATCACCCACAGTCGCTCAAGACCATGGCGGAGGTGCTGGTCGATGACCTGAGCAGTTGGGGGCTGCCGGTCGAACGCGTTAAGCTGCCCAACTGGGAAGAGCTGGACGACGTCGGGCAACTCGTTTCGCACAGTACCGGCCCCGGTCTACTGTGGCACCATCTTCCCCAGGCTGACCATCGTGTGCTGCTGCTAATTCATTACGACACGGTCTATTCACCTGATCCGCCACCGGCGATCCGGCGAGTAGGGGAGCGTCTGGTGGCCCCCGGGGCGGCGGATGCAAAAGGCGGTATCGCGGTTTTGCACCTGGCGCTGGCGGCGCTGCAACGATTTGAAGTCGCTCCGAACCTGGGCTGGTCGGTAGTATTGAACCCAGACGAAGAAATCGGTTCGCCGGCTTCGCGCGACTGGTTCGCCTCGCTGGCCGATGGCTACGATTTTGGCATGGTCTTCGAACCCGCACTGCCCGGTGGCGCCTGGGTCGCCGACCGCAAGGGCTCCGGCAATTGGTCCTTTCTAGTGCAAGGTCGCTCGGCCCACGCCGGTCGCAATCCTGAGCAAGGCCGTAACGCGATCGTACAAGCCGCCGCGCTAGTGCAGGCGCTCGATGCCCTCAACGATCGAGCTCACGGGCGAACGGTCAACGTGGGCCGCATCCAAGGCGGTGGTCCATTGAATCGTGTTCCCGATGTGGCGGTGGTCCGCGTCAATGTGCGGATTACGGAGTCCGACGACGAAGCTCGCATCGAAAGCCGGTTTCGGGAGCTGGCGTCGAACTTCAGCGGCGACGGCTTTCGCTGTTCGTTGTTCGGCTCACTGCACGCCCCGGTCAAACACGCCGATAAATACGCCCTGTTGTTGCGGCAGCGGATGCAGGCTGCCGCGGAAAAAGTTTCCCGACCGGTGCAGTGGCAAGATACCGGCGGAGCCTGTGACGGCAGCAAGCTAGCCGCTTTCGGATTGCCCAACGTGGACACCCTGGGCCCCACCGGCGATCACCTGCACAGCCCCGCGGAATACTGCCAGTTAGACTCCATCGTGCCCGCGGCGCAGACCATCGTTCAGGCCTTGCATGATTTTGCCGCCGAACCGTTGCGTTGGCCGACCCGAGCCATGCGAGAGCAGCGATAACAGCGTCGCGCTCAAGCCTCCGCGTTGCCATACCGCGACCGAGGTGAACCTCACCTCCCGCAAACGACTCCTCTAGCTACCGTCGCGCCGCGTAGTGTGGGCCCCCGGCCCGTGCATCCGTAGCTACCGTCGCG from Roseimaritima ulvae includes these protein-coding regions:
- a CDS encoding leucyl aminopeptidase, with amino-acid sequence MKLTTTCDQKSCDCIVLGIGPEGQWSATAADLDTQSGGALSRGVATGDVSQKQGDATLVPLPGSAAFASVLLVGTGHAESKDIDAPLAYRMGATALRKLSGRQREKVCVELGAELTDSVAEALVAGAVAGTAGQSLYHSEAQLFPPQLVAFLGVSEEALVAGQAIGEAINATRRLVNEPGNVIYPETFAEAATEVAKQWGLEIEVWDEQRLEQENCQAMLAVGKGSVRPPRLVKLTYRGNPQQTTPPIALVGKGVTFDSGGLSLKPSASMLDMKMDMAGAGTVLGVIRCLADLKANCNVVGYMGLAENMIDGNSYRLGDVVKTRSGKTVEIHNTDAEGRVVLADVLDVAVKDEPAAVVDLATLTGACLVALGADTVGLMGNDQELQQEIQQAAEQQGEWVWPLPMYSFFDEQVKSKVADLKNVGAGRWGGAITAAKFLEAFVGDAKWLHMDIAGPAFAESPTPERDAGATGAMVRTLVHWLRKRK
- a CDS encoding hydrolase, coding for MTESNQALLDAHAWIAKQQTSVSDRLQRWCEQNSGSYHPQSLKTMAEVLVDDLSSWGLPVERVKLPNWEELDDVGQLVSHSTGPGLLWHHLPQADHRVLLLIHYDTVYSPDPPPAIRRVGERLVAPGAADAKGGIAVLHLALAALQRFEVAPNLGWSVVLNPDEEIGSPASRDWFASLADGYDFGMVFEPALPGGAWVADRKGSGNWSFLVQGRSAHAGRNPEQGRNAIVQAAALVQALDALNDRAHGRTVNVGRIQGGGPLNRVPDVAVVRVNVRITESDDEARIESRFRELASNFSGDGFRCSLFGSLHAPVKHADKYALLLRQRMQAAAEKVSRPVQWQDTGGACDGSKLAAFGLPNVDTLGPTGDHLHSPAEYCQLDSIVPAAQTIVQALHDFAAEPLRWPTRAMREQR
- a CDS encoding extracellular solute-binding protein, which produces MRFLKQHKLTLGLLTLTLLGVYGCVPKPDGEVVVYSALDREFAAPILSAFHRASDNQITPIPKYDVESTKTIGLVNRIIAEADAPVCDVFWNNEILHTVRLQKKGLLQAHDWPVGNSWPPSMQASDNTWCGFAARGRVLLVNTKLLPDEQEWPRTVAELADPRWRDKCAIARPLFGTTATHAAVLDVSMGEQAAEEFFRKVADNATVLSGNKQVALAVASGQVAWGLTDTDDAIIEKDDEMPVAIVFPDQAPGQPGCLRIPNTVAILKNAPHAEAAKRLADYLMNAQTEDRLAMGISSQIPVSKEATVRPHVLPETPVRWMDVDFEAAADRWEQLAPKLEQIFSGETEF
- a CDS encoding sugar phosphate isomerase/epimerase family protein, whose amino-acid sequence is MFVAASLECLPDRSFEEAIELLNDLEFTAVEIDLHADGHIDPAALLTTPEEVVHRVRHSHRLDISGYSVELEATGAAYYKLFDEICKFAKATRVVTLTVPSAELGTPFNEEVEHLQRLVDLAEAQGARVAVKCELGRLSEDPDTLMVLCDNVHGLGITMDPSVFICGPAKNKNLDRILKYVFNIHFRDSLPDKFHVSVGQGEIDYGKWITQLEREGYDRALTVHLPPLEGLDHRVELRKLRRLLESSL
- a CDS encoding DUF4339 domain-containing protein, coding for MSEWFIRQEDVEIGPVDGRSLLDMIRGGSVTTDTLVRKNDSAWFQAGAVGGLFEAAAESTTEYFCPDCSSKVVKPPCICPHCGIQLSYARAKVSEHKIQGFQPKPKPKRSNSVQKWLQRVQTPRQK